Proteins from a single region of Campylobacter sputorum:
- a CDS encoding NAD(P)/FAD-dependent oxidoreductase codes for MYKNKILVLGAGYAGLSFLKNLTAKSINNCEITLINTNSYHYHSALLHKVASGECDTRAIYNLKDVIDEKINLVVDSVVDIKKDKVKTKNGEYEFDYLVIALGYSIEDFGIQGVKKLHSLSNYEDSLDIKKDIYQKLDNYKFTNDKKDLSFIICGAGLSGVELAGSLSNELKKYAKKINIDENELNILIIEALPYILPIYDEKLRDMAKRKLERMGVKVYLNSKILSVSNDSIVVENLGEIKANTIIWTAGTKGNDLIKNLGFKQIRSRIEVDEFLNPIGFEKNVYAIGDSSAFILENSKPHIQSAQISLKMGKYVANNIQAKLNGEKDIEKFSFKSLGSVCSIGNDYALGEVLGFKVSGYFGHIMKILIERKWDFILDNLRGFFKNG; via the coding sequence GTGTATAAAAATAAAATTTTAGTTTTGGGTGCTGGGTATGCTGGGCTATCTTTTTTAAAAAATTTGACAGCTAAAAGTATTAACAATTGTGAAATAACGCTAATAAATACAAATTCATATCATTATCATAGTGCACTTTTACATAAAGTTGCAAGTGGAGAATGCGATACTAGAGCGATTTATAATTTAAAAGATGTAATTGATGAGAAGATAAATTTGGTTGTAGATAGTGTAGTTGACATCAAAAAAGATAAGGTTAAAACAAAAAATGGCGAGTATGAGTTTGATTATCTAGTTATAGCACTTGGTTATAGCATAGAAGATTTTGGTATACAAGGCGTAAAAAAACTTCACTCTTTAAGTAACTATGAAGATTCTTTGGATATTAAAAAGGATATATATCAAAAACTTGATAATTATAAATTTACAAACGATAAAAAAGATTTAAGTTTTATAATTTGTGGTGCTGGATTAAGTGGCGTTGAGCTTGCTGGCTCTTTGTCAAATGAGCTTAAAAAATATGCAAAAAAAATAAATATAGATGAAAATGAACTTAACATACTCATTATTGAAGCGCTTCCTTACATACTGCCAATTTATGATGAAAAACTTAGAGATATGGCAAAAAGAAAACTTGAGCGTATGGGTGTAAAAGTATATTTAAATTCAAAAATATTATCTGTTTCAAACGATAGTATAGTTGTAGAAAATTTAGGAGAGATTAAGGCAAATACGATTATATGGACTGCTGGAACTAAGGGAAATGATTTGATTAAAAATTTGGGTTTTAAACAGATTAGATCAAGAATAGAAGTAGATGAGTTTCTTAATCCTATAGGTTTTGAAAAAAATGTTTATGCCATAGGTGATAGTTCTGCTTTTATTTTAGAAAACTCTAAACCTCATATACAAAGTGCACAAATAAGCCTTAAAATGGGGAAATATGTAGCTAACAATATCCAAGCTAAATTAAATGGTGAAAAAGATATTGAGAAATTTAGTTTTAAATCTCTTGGAAGTGTTTGTTCTATAGGCAATGATTATGCACTTGGAGAGGTTTTGGGCTTTAAAGTAAGTGGGTATTTTGGTCATATAATGAAAATTTTAATAGAGAGAAAATGGGATTTTATACTAGATAATTTAAGAGGGTTTTTCAAAAACGGCTAA
- the murC gene encoding UDP-N-acetylmuramate--L-alanine ligase produces the protein MQKVHFIGIGGIGISAIARFLKEKNFIISGSDIKETQTIIDLRNEGIRVITPHSADIIQDQDLVVYSAAIKPENTELIAAKEKGIKCLSRKEILPFILNDKRVFSVAGAHGKSTTSSMLASLVEGSVIIGAISKQFGSNMKYFESENVIFEADESDSSFLNSNPYLAVVTNAEPEHMEHYDYDLDKFYAAYTGFLQRAKVRVINAEDEFLSTLKMDCIKLYPSKDITDLKMVLRNYEPYMSFNLKNLGTFEVFGIGEHIAIDASLAILAANCEVGLESIRENLAKYKGIKKRFDILKASKDFILIDDYGHHPTEIKATLKSAKEYANMLGISKTTVIWQPHRFTRLKANLQSFKTCFEGVDDIVILPVYSGGEADNGINLKKEFKELRPNFAKRVFNEDGAITFNDEFDVKHRIDEGLIIGFGAGDITYQLRGEI, from the coding sequence ATGCAAAAAGTTCATTTTATAGGCATAGGCGGTATTGGAATTTCTGCAATTGCTAGATTTTTAAAAGAAAAAAATTTTATAATAAGTGGTTCAGATATAAAAGAAACACAAACTATAATAGATTTAAGAAACGAAGGAATTCGCGTTATAACGCCCCATAGTGCTGATATCATACAAGATCAAGATTTAGTAGTTTATTCAGCTGCCATAAAACCTGAAAATACAGAACTAATTGCAGCCAAAGAAAAAGGTATAAAATGTTTATCAAGAAAAGAGATATTGCCATTTATACTAAATGATAAAAGAGTTTTTTCGGTTGCTGGAGCACATGGCAAAAGCACAACTTCTTCCATGCTTGCTAGTTTAGTTGAAGGTTCTGTTATAATTGGAGCTATATCAAAGCAATTTGGCTCAAATATGAAATATTTTGAAAGCGAAAATGTCATTTTTGAAGCAGACGAAAGTGATAGTAGCTTTTTAAACTCAAATCCATATCTAGCAGTTGTAACAAACGCTGAGCCAGAACATATGGAACATTATGATTATGATTTAGATAAATTTTACGCTGCTTATACAGGCTTTTTGCAAAGAGCAAAAGTTAGAGTAATAAACGCTGAAGATGAGTTTTTATCTACACTAAAAATGGATTGCATAAAACTATACCCAAGTAAAGATATAACGGATTTAAAAATGGTTTTAAGAAACTATGAACCTTATATGAGTTTTAATCTTAAAAATTTAGGCACATTTGAAGTTTTTGGCATAGGAGAACATATCGCCATAGATGCATCTCTTGCTATACTTGCGGCAAATTGCGAAGTTGGTCTTGAAAGCATAAGAGAAAATTTAGCTAAATATAAAGGCATAAAAAAGCGTTTTGATATACTAAAAGCTAGTAAAGACTTTATTTTAATAGACGATTATGGTCATCATCCAACTGAGATAAAAGCAACTCTAAAAAGTGCAAAAGAGTATGCTAATATGCTAGGAATATCAAAAACAACAGTTATTTGGCAACCGCATCGCTTTACAAGATTAAAAGCAAATTTACAAAGCTTTAAAACATGCTTTGAAGGAGTAGATGATATCGTAATACTTCCTGTTTATTCAGGCGGTGAAGCCGATAATGGTATAAATTTAAAAAAAGAATTTAAAGAATTAAGACCAAATTTCGCAAAAAGAGTTTTTAATGAGGATGGAGCTATCACTTTTAATGATGAATTTGATGTAAAACACCGCATAGATGAAGGTTTGATAATAGGCTTTGGGGCTGGAGACATAACTTACCAATTAAGAGGAGAAATATGA
- a CDS encoding endonuclease MutS2, with amino-acid sequence MNEEIFKTLDLQNYIEHFNSFLSRPKPLFLQGDSKLNYEKILILSNSEFKAPPNITNLDDALLRLTKQATLHISEIYEFAKIIGYFEYLKKLKFEPKLDEWLQKIEIPQNLKDLPDKFDKNGEFKDELDDRFASLKEAYKIKKEQINSELKKLIYSKSLTPYLVDTQIHYINDSETLLLRGGFNHAIKGSVIGRSSGGFFYIFPTTISKLKNEQSEILDKKEEIIYEHCVKISSILHKNYLFLKFINQAFDTFDALSARAMMAKSCDLSFVLPDSSKDIILSEFAHPALKNPKRVSVEFCGKVLLITGVNAGGKSMLLKSIISASLLAKYLLPMSINSTKSKIGTFKNFETIIEDPQNVKNDISTFAGRMIKFSKLFSQKSILIGVDEIELGTDFEEAASLYSVMINKLMQNDIKMVITTHHKRLAMLLSKNSDVELVAALYDEEKRSPKFEFLKGIIGKSYAFETALRYGISQNLVSEAKKAYGEDKENLNLAISQAINTQNELKEKIIQNDIKSQKLDRLISNLKDQQEKNYEILQNKINKLEIEYFKAINEAKKTINLKDTKDKQRSINRANDLKKAIEIPKSDKSDYKFSIGDRVKYNNIKGEIISVNKSEVTILSDGIKLRVSLNSIKPSVNQAKMQQPKLNLNIQKPKNASMILDLHGLRVEAALQKVDKFISDSLIVGFDEVVIKHGIGTGKLAYAVKEFLKDHPSVKEFFDAPPNLGGFGAKIIKL; translated from the coding sequence ATGAATGAGGAAATTTTCAAAACATTGGATTTGCAAAATTATATTGAGCATTTTAACTCATTTTTATCACGACCAAAGCCACTTTTTTTACAAGGCGATAGTAAGCTTAATTACGAAAAGATACTAATCTTATCAAATAGTGAATTTAAAGCACCTCCAAACATAACAAATTTAGATGATGCTCTTTTAAGACTTACCAAACAAGCAACGCTTCATATAAGCGAAATTTATGAATTTGCAAAGATAATAGGATATTTTGAGTATCTAAAAAAACTCAAATTTGAACCAAAACTTGATGAATGGCTACAAAAGATAGAAATACCCCAAAATTTAAAAGATTTGCCAGATAAATTTGATAAAAATGGCGAGTTTAAAGATGAATTAGATGATAGATTTGCTAGTCTAAAAGAAGCTTATAAAATCAAAAAAGAGCAGATAAATAGCGAACTTAAAAAACTAATTTACTCAAAAAGTTTAACTCCATATCTTGTTGATACACAAATTCACTACATAAATGATAGCGAAACGCTTCTTTTAAGAGGCGGATTTAATCACGCTATTAAAGGCAGTGTCATAGGAAGAAGTAGCGGCGGGTTTTTTTATATTTTTCCAACAACTATAAGCAAGTTAAAAAACGAACAAAGCGAAATACTAGATAAAAAAGAAGAGATTATTTACGAACATTGTGTAAAAATTAGTTCTATTTTGCATAAAAATTATCTGTTTTTGAAATTTATAAACCAAGCTTTCGACACTTTTGATGCTCTTAGTGCAAGAGCAATGATGGCAAAAAGCTGTGATTTGAGCTTTGTTTTACCAGATAGTTCCAAAGATATTATTTTAAGCGAATTTGCTCACCCTGCCCTAAAAAATCCAAAGCGAGTAAGCGTTGAGTTTTGTGGCAAAGTGCTACTAATAACTGGTGTAAATGCAGGTGGAAAAAGTATGCTTTTAAAGTCAATAATATCTGCAAGTTTATTAGCCAAATACCTTCTTCCAATGAGTATAAATAGCACTAAATCAAAAATAGGAACATTTAAAAACTTTGAAACAATCATAGAAGATCCTCAAAATGTAAAAAATGACATATCAACATTTGCGGGCAGAATGATTAAATTTTCTAAACTTTTTTCTCAAAAATCCATCCTTATAGGAGTTGATGAAATAGAACTTGGAACCGATTTTGAAGAAGCCGCAAGTCTTTATAGCGTAATGATAAACAAACTTATGCAAAATGATATAAAAATGGTAATTACAACGCATCATAAACGCTTAGCAATGTTACTTAGTAAAAATAGCGATGTAGAGCTAGTTGCGGCATTATATGATGAAGAAAAACGCTCACCTAAATTTGAGTTCCTAAAAGGCATTATAGGCAAAAGTTATGCATTTGAAACTGCACTTCGTTATGGCATAAGTCAAAACTTGGTAAGCGAAGCTAAAAAAGCTTATGGCGAAGATAAAGAAAATTTAAATTTGGCTATTTCTCAAGCTATAAATACACAAAATGAACTTAAAGAAAAAATCATACAAAATGATATAAAATCGCAAAAACTAGACAGACTGATATCAAATTTAAAAGACCAACAAGAAAAAAATTATGAAATTTTACAAAATAAGATAAATAAACTTGAAATTGAGTATTTTAAAGCTATAAATGAAGCCAAAAAAACTATAAATTTAAAAGATACAAAAGATAAGCAAAGAAGCATAAACAGAGCAAATGATTTAAAAAAAGCCATAGAAATACCAAAGTCTGATAAGAGTGATTATAAATTTAGTATTGGCGATAGAGTAAAATATAATAACATCAAAGGCGAAATCATATCCGTAAACAAAAGTGAAGTTACCATTTTAAGCGATGGTATAAAATTAAGAGTTTCGCTAAATTCTATAAAACCAAGCGTAAATCAAGCTAAAATGCAACAACCAAAGCTAAATTTAAACATACAAAAACCTAAAAATGCAAGTATGATACTTGATTTACATGGACTTAGAGTAGAAGCTGCCTTGCAAAAAGTTGATAAATTTATTTCAGATAGTCTGATTGTAGGTTTTGATGAAGTTGTTATAAAACACGGCATAGGCACAGGAAAATTAGCCTATGCTGTAAAAGAATTTTTAAAAGATCATCCAAGCGTAAAAGAGTTTTTTGATGCACCACCAAATTTAGGTGGATTTGGAGCAAAAATAATAAAATTATAA
- a CDS encoding M16 family metallopeptidase, whose protein sequence is MIRFFMFVMLSFSLIFSNELKNDSSVIVGKLKNGLTYYIKQNKTPQNSALIYLNVAAGSINEKENEQGLAHFVEHMVFNGTKDFDKNSLISELEKLGVKFGADLNAATSFDNTFYKLEINSSKQNLQSGFKVLENMAHYALFNEDELQKEKGIIIEEDRMRKDSSERIFKQSMPYIYKDSIYLNRLPIGKMDIVKSATPEIMREFYTRNYQPKLMSLIVVGDFDVDEVKKLISENFSDIKNTKEIPNVDKSIGFWDKFVVFNSHDSEVTNESIRVYFEGKANVIKDKNSYKEYLIKRYFTKLFSQMSSNLAQKGLITNDIYFYDYNLFDQKSLNVFTQRVVSNDYIGGIKNIFSLINKVKKDGFDKSYFEVAKSDFLSLNEMKFKKSQTQSSKEYLMNILNFVQNGDIFLSPKDDYELTKELLNDITLDEINFKFKDMVEKNGVMVEFLTKEKFDFDDKEIKAIREIKPIEVNFAVNLPNSLDVGELKSVKFTDKKIDKSGVIKYSFENGINVYYKPNEKQKNKMTYIFSTKGGFSNLDSVKFPAMSVDISNGSGVGKYSDFEINVITKGQMFSLNKFINEISRGYKGESSKDDFENMLKMLVLDIKSPKLSDEFAKRFKIKSLDALNKNNSNPMYKFLKKYNEKYYNNNEKKSFLDADDINKFDINKGREFIKFNYSNPYNFNLIVSGDMSESKFEELINKYIGSMDTKASVTNIKDDGIRAIKNGFFGDFSSNDERSLVQIKFTNSDIKFSPQKDVIFDAASSILSNILRENIREQNSEVYSISAAYDLNKLPYARSIGIINYSSSPNNAKLIVEKSKDIIHKYQKEFVDEVYLQNYKKSAIISLQKNMHKSSFLINHINQSVINDEQILNYDDMAKIINSVTLQDIKTALNELFDTNKMFIGIFSPKK, encoded by the coding sequence ATGATTAGATTTTTTATGTTTGTAATGCTTTCTTTTAGTTTGATTTTTTCTAATGAGTTAAAAAATGATAGTTCTGTGATAGTTGGTAAGCTTAAAAATGGTCTTACTTACTATATAAAACAGAACAAAACCCCGCAAAATTCAGCTCTTATTTATCTAAATGTCGCAGCAGGGTCTATAAATGAAAAAGAAAACGAGCAAGGTCTTGCACACTTTGTGGAACATATGGTGTTTAATGGAACAAAGGATTTTGATAAAAATAGTCTTATTAGTGAGCTTGAGAAACTTGGTGTTAAATTTGGTGCAGATTTAAATGCTGCAACAAGTTTTGATAATACCTTTTATAAGTTAGAGATAAATTCATCAAAACAAAATTTACAAAGCGGTTTTAAAGTGCTAGAAAATATGGCTCATTATGCACTTTTTAACGAAGATGAACTTCAAAAAGAAAAAGGTATCATTATAGAAGAAGATAGAATGAGAAAAGATAGCTCTGAGCGTATTTTCAAACAAAGTATGCCTTATATTTATAAAGATAGCATATATTTAAACAGGCTTCCTATAGGAAAAATGGATATTGTAAAAAGTGCAACTCCTGAAATTATGCGAGAGTTTTATACTAGAAATTACCAGCCAAAGCTTATGAGTTTGATAGTAGTTGGGGATTTTGATGTTGATGAGGTAAAAAAACTTATAAGTGAAAATTTTTCAGATATTAAAAATACTAAAGAAATTCCAAATGTAGATAAAAGTATAGGTTTTTGGGATAAATTTGTAGTTTTTAACTCACATGATAGTGAAGTTACAAATGAGAGTATAAGAGTGTATTTTGAAGGGAAAGCAAATGTAATAAAAGATAAAAATAGCTATAAAGAGTATCTTATAAAAAGGTATTTTACAAAGCTTTTTTCACAAATGAGTTCAAATTTAGCACAAAAAGGCTTGATAACAAACGATATTTATTTTTATGATTATAATCTTTTTGATCAAAAATCACTAAATGTTTTTACTCAAAGAGTTGTTTCAAATGATTATATTGGCGGGATAAAAAATATTTTTTCTTTGATAAATAAAGTTAAAAAAGATGGCTTTGATAAATCGTATTTTGAAGTGGCAAAGAGTGATTTTTTATCATTAAATGAGATGAAATTTAAAAAAAGTCAAACACAAAGTTCAAAAGAGTATTTGATGAATATACTAAATTTCGTTCAAAATGGTGATATTTTTCTCTCTCCAAAAGACGATTATGAGCTAACAAAAGAACTTTTAAACGATATTACGCTAGATGAAATAAATTTTAAATTTAAAGATATGGTTGAAAAAAATGGCGTAATGGTTGAGTTTTTAACAAAAGAAAAGTTTGATTTTGACGACAAAGAGATAAAAGCTATTAGAGAAATAAAACCAATCGAAGTTAATTTCGCTGTAAATTTACCAAATTCTTTGGATGTTGGCGAGTTAAAAAGTGTTAAATTTACAGATAAAAAGATTGATAAAAGCGGCGTTATAAAATATAGTTTTGAAAATGGCATAAATGTTTATTATAAGCCAAATGAGAAGCAAAAAAACAAAATGACATATATTTTTAGCACAAAAGGTGGTTTTAGCAACCTTGATAGTGTTAAATTTCCTGCAATGAGCGTAGATATATCAAATGGAAGTGGTGTTGGTAAATATAGCGATTTTGAGATAAATGTTATAACCAAAGGTCAAATGTTTAGTTTGAATAAATTTATAAATGAAATTTCAAGAGGATACAAGGGAGAGAGTTCCAAAGATGACTTTGAAAATATGTTAAAAATGCTTGTTTTGGATATAAAATCACCAAAACTTAGTGATGAGTTTGCTAAAAGATTTAAAATAAAATCATTAGATGCATTAAATAAAAATAATTCTAATCCTATGTATAAATTTTTAAAAAAATATAATGAAAAATATTATAACAATAACGAAAAAAAGAGCTTCTTAGACGCAGATGATATAAATAAATTTGATATAAATAAGGGTAGAGAATTTATTAAATTTAACTACTCAAATCCTTATAATTTTAACTTAATAGTAAGTGGCGATATGAGTGAGAGTAAATTTGAAGAGCTTATAAACAAATATATAGGATCAATGGATACAAAAGCAAGTGTTACAAATATTAAAGATGATGGGATAAGGGCTATAAAAAATGGCTTTTTTGGGGATTTTTCATCTAATGATGAAAGAAGTTTGGTTCAGATTAAATTTACAAATAGTGATATCAAATTTAGCCCACAAAAAGATGTAATTTTTGATGCAGCTTCAAGTATATTAAGCAATATTTTAAGAGAAAACATAAGAGAACAAAATAGCGAGGTTTACTCCATCAGTGCAGCTTATGATTTAAATAAACTACCATATGCTAGATCTATTGGCATTATCAACTACTCTTCATCGCCAAATAATGCTAAGCTTATAGTAGAAAAATCTAAAGACATTATACATAAATATCAAAAAGAGTTTGTTGATGAGGTGTATTTGCAAAATTATAAAAAATCAGCCATTATATCACTTCAAAAAAATATGCACAAATCTTCATTTTTAATAAACCATATAAATCAATCAGTTATAAATGATGAACAAATTTTAAACTATGATGATATGGCTAAAATCATAAACTCGGTAACTTTGCAAGATATCAAAACTGCATTAAACGAGCTTTTTGATACAAATAAAATGTTTATTGGTATATTTTCTCCCAAAAAGTAG